The following proteins are co-located in the Deltaproteobacteria bacterium genome:
- the lipB gene encoding lipoyl(octanoyl) transferase LipB: protein MSLPRSFEVIKLGLKTYPEALSLQQEYLAERISGKIKDRLLIVEHPPVITEGRQTSSADFFFTPAYYQAKGVEVYKTNRGGRLTYHGPGQLVVYFIFSLSDRKLSVPQFVKNVEKAIMAVLREFQIKGATIQGMPGIFVGHKKIASLGFHIHKGVSMHGIAINVHNDLTPFSWFNPCGMPESYQITSLSKELAKPILLPRVTQSLVAALDYYF, encoded by the coding sequence ATGTCTTTGCCGAGGTCTTTTGAGGTTATTAAACTAGGGTTAAAAACTTACCCGGAAGCCTTGAGTCTTCAACAAGAATATTTGGCAGAAAGAATTTCTGGTAAAATCAAAGATAGATTATTGATCGTTGAACACCCACCCGTGATTACAGAGGGACGGCAAACTTCTAGTGCCGATTTCTTTTTTACCCCCGCTTATTACCAAGCAAAAGGTGTTGAGGTTTATAAAACCAATCGGGGAGGGCGTTTGACTTATCATGGCCCCGGTCAATTAGTGGTTTATTTTATCTTTTCGCTGAGTGATCGAAAATTATCGGTGCCACAATTTGTCAAAAACGTCGAAAAGGCGATTATGGCTGTGCTGCGGGAGTTTCAAATTAAGGGCGCAACAATCCAAGGCATGCCCGGAATTTTTGTAGGTCATAAAAAGATCGCCTCGCTTGGTTTCCACATCCACAAAGGGGTAAGCATGCATGGCATAGCCATTAATGTTCATAATGACCTGACCCCATTTAGTTGGTTCAATCCCTGCGGCATGCCTGAGAGTTATCAAATTACTTCCCTATCCAAAGAACTTGCCAAGCC
- a CDS encoding CDP-alcohol phosphatidyltransferase family protein — MTWVTLPNLITIFRLCLIPFYLYFFIQGQYRLAIIIFALAGISDVVDGGLARYFKQKTRFGSIMDPAADKILMLSTYLTLGLTGFIPMWVSCLVILRDLWIVLGIFYLKAQAKVFNFSATQLSKLNTFFQLFTALGFFLKAFQGQERIAWLQPIEPWLYPGLQWIMWIMVLTTVLSGLQYTQKGLKILNT; from the coding sequence ATGACATGGGTAACCTTGCCTAATTTGATTACCATCTTTCGGCTTTGTTTAATTCCCTTTTATCTCTATTTTTTCATTCAGGGCCAATACCGCCTAGCCATTATCATTTTTGCATTGGCGGGGATCTCAGATGTGGTGGATGGGGGACTAGCCCGCTACTTTAAGCAAAAAACCCGCTTTGGTTCCATCATGGACCCAGCGGCCGATAAGATTTTGATGTTATCGACCTATTTAACCTTAGGGCTTACGGGCTTTATCCCCATGTGGGTGAGTTGCCTGGTTATCTTGCGCGATTTATGGATTGTATTGGGCATTTTTTATTTAAAGGCCCAAGCCAAGGTCTTTAATTTTTCAGCCACTCAATTGAGTAAGTTGAATACCTTTTTTCAGCTTTTCACGGCCTTAGGCTTCTTTTTAAAGGCCTTTCAGGGGCAAGAAAGGATTGCCTGGTTACAACCTATTGAACCCTGGCTTTACCCTGGATTACAATGGATCATGTGGATCATGGTTTTAACCACTGTTTTATCAGGCCTACAGTATACCCAAAAAGGGCTAAAAATTCTTAACACCTAA
- the hflX gene encoding GTPase HflX has protein sequence MSNVIPAKAGIHDAVAISIGTMFEAAFLIGVKFPNTTREECENSLTELQNLTQTSDAKVVGQTFQDLKTSHPATFLGKGKISEVAQALCSRKCNLVIIDTELSPAQNKNLQEALKVKVVDRTGLILDIFAKHAKTKEGKMQVSLAQCLYTLPRLVGMWEHFSRQQGGIGVRGPGETQLEVDRRRIREKMAHIRKELQQIKKTRTVHRAQRESVPIPLVSIVGYTNAGKSTLLNTLTQAGVLVEDKLFATLDPTVRRYRLPSGRKILLADTVGFISRLPHELVEAFKSTFEEVSRATLLLHLIDVSNSNWRKQAQVVRLVLREMDLHRKRSLNIYTKVDLAPEFKTKNGILISSLNKQGLDELVQAIDDALSTREKIYQFQVPYDAMQVLPMLYECGRVLERKDQKEGIQFKVSLNTKFRKIIESQIGLKIKKMNVILNPAG, from the coding sequence GTGAGCAATGTCATCCCTGCGAAGGCAGGGATCCATGATGCCGTGGCAATCTCGATTGGTACTATGTTTGAAGCAGCTTTTCTAATTGGAGTAAAATTTCCTAATACCACCCGGGAGGAGTGTGAAAATTCTCTGACCGAGTTACAAAATCTCACTCAAACTTCCGATGCCAAGGTGGTAGGCCAAACCTTTCAAGATTTAAAAACGAGTCATCCAGCAACTTTTTTAGGGAAGGGGAAAATATCCGAAGTTGCTCAAGCCCTTTGCTCCCGTAAGTGCAACCTGGTGATCATTGATACAGAATTGAGCCCGGCCCAAAACAAAAATCTACAAGAGGCCCTTAAAGTTAAAGTGGTCGATCGTACGGGTTTAATTCTTGATATCTTTGCTAAACACGCCAAAACCAAAGAAGGTAAGATGCAAGTTTCATTAGCACAGTGCCTCTATACCCTGCCAAGATTAGTGGGTATGTGGGAACATTTTAGCCGGCAACAAGGGGGTATTGGCGTGCGGGGGCCGGGTGAAACTCAACTCGAAGTCGATCGCCGCCGGATACGCGAAAAGATGGCCCACATTCGTAAAGAACTTCAACAAATTAAAAAAACGAGAACCGTACATCGCGCGCAACGCGAAAGCGTGCCCATCCCCCTTGTGTCGATTGTTGGCTATACCAATGCGGGCAAATCAACTTTGCTCAACACCCTGACTCAAGCGGGAGTTTTAGTCGAAGACAAACTTTTTGCCACCCTTGATCCCACGGTTCGCCGATATCGCCTGCCTTCCGGCCGCAAGATTTTATTGGCCGATACGGTGGGTTTTATCAGTCGTTTACCCCATGAATTAGTTGAGGCCTTTAAATCAACGTTTGAAGAGGTTTCGCGAGCCACTTTGCTTTTACATTTGATTGATGTTTCAAATTCCAATTGGAGAAAACAAGCGCAAGTTGTGCGGCTTGTCTTACGAGAAATGGATTTGCACCGCAAACGCAGCTTAAATATTTATACTAAAGTTGATTTAGCCCCAGAATTTAAAACCAAAAATGGGATTTTAATTTCAAGCCTTAACAAACAAGGGCTTGATGAACTAGTGCAGGCCATCGATGATGCTTTATCGACTCGAGAAAAGATTTACCAATTTCAGGTACCTTACGACGCAATGCAAGTTTTACCTATGCTTTACGAATGTGGCCGAGTTTTAGAAAGAAAAGACCAAAAAGAAGGTATACAATTCAAAGTGTCACTAAACACCAAATTCAGAAAAATAATTGAATCTCAAATAGGTCTAAAAATAAAAAAGATGAATGTCATTCTGAACCCAGCAGGGTGA
- a CDS encoding metallophosphoesterase — protein sequence MGIFKNRKYKVIVSDFHLGKGRRNPDGSTNLIEDFDADREFIALMDYYLKDTFKNAHVELVLNGDFFNLLQIDYRNRFTDFITEADALHKTMSILHGHSELFDKLAEFSQSPNHQVIFILGNHDPGLLWPGVQAALRKRLQGQVDFRMESYEEDGVYIEHGNQYYADNRYDRSQYFLTKKLPEPIINLPFGSFFIIHYLNEIKKERPYFDKIYPMRAYYRWAFIHDTWFAIKAILKFIFFFFWFHLKPNPAKKINLIQSLQIIKEAPIHPKLDREAKRILFSKQDIHIVVFGHTHACVHRQFSPGKDYFNTGTWNERISLELGSLGRAKRLTYVHIDQEEGKPPQGFLREWKGKSDVFAEVF from the coding sequence ATGGGCATTTTTAAAAATAGAAAATACAAAGTCATCGTTAGCGATTTTCATTTAGGCAAGGGGCGAAGAAACCCCGATGGATCTACTAATTTAATAGAAGACTTTGATGCCGATCGCGAATTTATTGCCCTGATGGATTATTATCTCAAAGACACTTTTAAAAATGCACACGTTGAACTGGTGTTAAACGGAGATTTTTTTAATTTATTGCAAATTGACTATCGTAATCGTTTTACCGATTTTATCACTGAGGCCGATGCCCTGCATAAGACCATGAGCATTCTGCATGGGCATAGTGAGCTTTTTGATAAATTAGCCGAATTTTCCCAAAGCCCAAACCATCAGGTCATTTTTATTTTAGGCAATCATGATCCAGGGCTATTATGGCCTGGGGTGCAAGCGGCGCTTCGGAAAAGATTGCAGGGTCAAGTGGACTTTCGCATGGAATCTTATGAAGAAGATGGGGTGTATATCGAGCATGGCAATCAATATTATGCCGATAACCGGTATGATCGAAGCCAATATTTTTTAACCAAAAAACTCCCGGAGCCTATTATTAATCTGCCCTTTGGCAGTTTTTTCATTATTCACTATTTAAACGAAATCAAAAAAGAGCGCCCGTATTTCGACAAAATCTATCCGATGCGGGCTTATTATCGCTGGGCCTTTATTCATGATACCTGGTTTGCCATCAAGGCTATTTTAAAATTTATATTTTTCTTTTTTTGGTTTCATCTTAAACCCAATCCCGCCAAGAAGATAAATTTAATCCAATCATTGCAAATTATTAAAGAAGCGCCAATTCACCCCAAACTCGATCGGGAAGCTAAAAGAATTCTTTTTTCGAAACAAGATATTCACATTGTAGTTTTTGGCCATACCCACGCTTGCGTGCATCGCCAATTTTCTCCGGGTAAAGATTATTTTAACACCGGCACTTGGAATGAGCGAATCAGCTTAGAGTTGGGTTCGCTGGGCAGGGCCAAGCGGCTGACCTATGTGCACATTGACCAAGAAGAGGGGAAGCCCCCGCAAGGGTTTTTGCGTGAATGGAAAGGGAAGAGCGATGTCTTTGCCGAGGTCTTTTGA